The Sphingomonas sp. NBWT7 nucleotide sequence GCAAGAGTACGACCTCGATCTCACCCGCGTCGTCGCCGTCGGCCATTCCGCGGGCGGGCATCTCGCCTTGTGGCTCGCCGCTCGCGTGAAACTCTCTTCGAAAAGCCCGCTCGTCGCCGCCAACCCGCTCAAGATCGCGCATGTCGTCAGCCTCGGCGGCCTGCCCGATCTCGAAGCTACCGCCGCCAGCCCCGACAACGGCTGCGGTACCGACGTTGTCGCGAAGCTCGTCGGCACCGACCGGGCAGACCCCTATGCCGATACCTCGGTCCCCCGCCTCCTCCCGCTCGGCGTGCCGCAAACGCTCGTCAACGGCCGCGAGGACAGGATCATCCCTTATCGCATGGCGACCGACTACGTCGCCCGCGCGACGGCGGCGGGGGACCGCGTCGAGCTGGTGACCATTCCCGCCACCGGGCATGTCGAGCTCGTCACGCCGGACAGCGCGGCGTGGCAGGACACGAGGCGCCGCATCCTCGCCCTGCTCGGCCGTCCCGCCGCGCGCTGATTGCGCGGCGCCCCCCCGTCGCATATAGCCCGCGGCGACTATCAGCCCCGGCCGCGCGGCATAGGCTCGCGCATGCCGGGGCGCTTCGTTTGACGGGAAGGGCACGCGGATGGCGCGCAGGCGGCAGATCTACGAAGGCAAGGCGAAGATCCTCTACGAGGGTCCCGAGCCCGGCACGCTGATCCAGTATTTCAAGGACGACGCCACCGCCTTCAACGCGCAGAAGAAGGGCACGATCAACGGGAAGGGCGTGCTCAACAACCGCATCAGCGAGCACATCTTCACGCTGCTCGGCACAATCGGCGTGCCGACCCACTTCATCCGTCGGCTCAACATGCGCGAGCAGCTGATCCGCCAGGTCGAGATCGTCCCGATCGAGGTGATGGTGCGCAACGTCGCCGCGGGTACGCTGTCGAAGCGGCTCGGGATCGAGGAAGGGACTCAGCTGCCCCGCACGATCATCGAATATGCCTACAAGTCGGACGAACTCGGCGATCCGATGATCTCGGACGAGCATATCGCGGCGTTCGGCTGGGCCAGCCAGGAGGAAATGCACGACATCGCGGACCTGGCGATCCGCGTGAACGATTTCCTGTGCGGCCTGTTCGCGGGCGTCGGCATCCGCCTCGTTGACTTCAAGCTCGAGTTCGGTCGCATCTGGGACAATGACTACGGGCGCATCATCCTTGCGGACGAGATCAGCCCCGATTGCTGCCGCCTGTGGGACATGACGAGCAACGAGAAGCTCGACAAGGATCGCTTCCGCCGCGATCTCGGCGGCGAGGTCGAGGCGTATCAGGAGGTTGCGCGTCGCCTCGGCCTGCTGCCCGACGGCGGCGAGACGGCGGTGCTCGACATGGCCGAACATCGCGAGCGGCGCGGCAAGTAAGTCGCGCGGCCGGGCGCATGCATCGTCCGGCAACGGTTGCGATCGGACGAGGCATCTTATAGCGGATCGGCCATGAAATTGCGCATCCACGTCACGCTCAAGCCCGGCGTCCTCGATCCCCAGGGCAAGGCGATCGAGCACGCGCTCGCCGGGCTCGGCTTCACCGGCATTGCCGGCGCGCGCGTCGGCAAGCTGATCGAGCTCGACGTCGCCGACGAGACCGACGACGCGCAGGTCGATGCGATGTGCCGCCAGCTGCTCGCGAATACGGTGATCGAGAACTACCGGATTGAGCACGCATGAAGACGGCGGTCGTCGTCTTCCCGGGGTCGAACTGCGATCGCGACATCGCCGTCGCGCTGGAAAGCGTTACGGGCCGCAAGCCCGACATGGTCTGGCACGGCGAGACGTCGCTGCCCGACGGCGTGGGCCTCGTCGCGCTGCCGGGCGGCTTCTCCTACGGCGATTACCTGCGCTCGGGCGCGATGGCGGCACGCTCGCCGATCATGCGTGCCGTGGCGGACGCATCCGCGCGCGGCCTGCCGATCCTCGGCATCTGCAACGGCTTCCAGGTGCTGACCGAGGCGGGGCTGCTGCCCGGCGCGCTGATGCGCAACGCGGGACTCAACTTCGTCTGTCGCGACGTGCCGCTAACGGTGGAGAATGCCGACAGCCGCTTCACCTCGCGCTACATCGCGGGCGAGACGATCCTCGTCCCCGTCGCGCATCACGACGGCAATTACGTCGCCGACGCCGACACGCTCGACCGGATCGAAGGGGACGGCCGCGTCGCCTTCCGCTATGCCGGCGAGACCAACGGCTCCGCGCGCCGTATCGCGGGCATCCTTAACGACGCAGGTAACGTTCTGGGAATGATGCCCCACCCCGAACGCCGCATCGAACCGGCCCATGGCGGCACCGACGGCCGCCGCCTGTTCGAAGGGCTGCTGGAGCTTGTCGGTTGACGGATACGTCGGAGACGGAACTCGCCACCGCGGACCGTTTCGACGCAGATCGTTATTGCGCCGCCAACCCCGACGTTGCCGATTATGTCGCGGCCGGCGGCGATGCGCGGCAGCATTTCGTCGATTACGGAATGGCGGAGCGGCGTCGGCAAATGACCGCCGAGGCGTTTGACCGGCAGGCGAAGCTTCCGGAGCTTCGCTACGCGGCGTTCAGGTCGATCCTCGAGCCCTTAGCCGGCGCAGGCGGCGATTTCCGCTTTGCAGTGTGCGAGAACGCCTTCCCGATCGTGTATGGCGACACCGCCTACGATCTCAACATGTACGATCGCGAGTCGGCGAACTGCGGCTTCGGGCCGTTCGTCGAAGAAGTGCGCGCCAACCCCAACAAGCTCTACGCCGATATCGGTTGCGGCCGGCGCGATGCGAAGGAAGACAATTGCCTCTATCTAGAGGTCTATCCTTCAGTCTCTGCCGACCTAGTGATGGCCCCGTCGACCCGCTATCCGATCGCGTCGAACTCGCTCG carries:
- the purQ gene encoding phosphoribosylformylglycinamidine synthase subunit PurQ, translated to MKTAVVVFPGSNCDRDIAVALESVTGRKPDMVWHGETSLPDGVGLVALPGGFSYGDYLRSGAMAARSPIMRAVADASARGLPILGICNGFQVLTEAGLLPGALMRNAGLNFVCRDVPLTVENADSRFTSRYIAGETILVPVAHHDGNYVADADTLDRIEGDGRVAFRYAGETNGSARRIAGILNDAGNVLGMMPHPERRIEPAHGGTDGRRLFEGLLELVG
- a CDS encoding class I SAM-dependent methyltransferase — translated: MTDTSETELATADRFDADRYCAANPDVADYVAAGGDARQHFVDYGMAERRRQMTAEAFDRQAKLPELRYAAFRSILEPLAGAGGDFRFAVCENAFPIVYGDTAYDLNMYDRESANCGFGPFVEEVRANPNKLYADIGCGRRDAKEDNCLYLEVYPSVSADLVMAPSTRYPIASNSLDGIGCFAVLEHVEDPWAVVAEFHRMLKPGGKVFIDWPFLQPVHGYPSHFYNATRDGLRRMFEGRFAIDELDTFPNQTPAHTLHWILSVLLGDLAERAPDTFAKVRDMSVGALAGAPPEDALWRGIVDQLSPETVMALACGNSLIGRKLD
- the purC gene encoding phosphoribosylaminoimidazolesuccinocarboxamide synthase, translating into MARRRQIYEGKAKILYEGPEPGTLIQYFKDDATAFNAQKKGTINGKGVLNNRISEHIFTLLGTIGVPTHFIRRLNMREQLIRQVEIVPIEVMVRNVAAGTLSKRLGIEEGTQLPRTIIEYAYKSDELGDPMISDEHIAAFGWASQEEMHDIADLAIRVNDFLCGLFAGVGIRLVDFKLEFGRIWDNDYGRIILADEISPDCCRLWDMTSNEKLDKDRFRRDLGGEVEAYQEVARRLGLLPDGGETAVLDMAEHRERRGK
- the purS gene encoding phosphoribosylformylglycinamidine synthase subunit PurS, which produces MKLRIHVTLKPGVLDPQGKAIEHALAGLGFTGIAGARVGKLIELDVADETDDAQVDAMCRQLLANTVIENYRIEHA
- a CDS encoding S9 family peptidase gives rise to the protein MPRYLRTIFAGNICVLLATALCVASCSPTTMTRTSEPAPAKAFTPLTWADLTVRPRPKADATIAYGSDQMQKIDLWRPSGEGPHPVVLMVHGGCWQTKIADRSLMDWIAGDLRDAGIAVWNIDYRGVDRAGGGYPGTFADAAAAADRLATAAQEYDLDLTRVVAVGHSAGGHLALWLAARVKLSSKSPLVAANPLKIAHVVSLGGLPDLEATAASPDNGCGTDVVAKLVGTDRADPYADTSVPRLLPLGVPQTLVNGREDRIIPYRMATDYVARATAAGDRVELVTIPATGHVELVTPDSAAWQDTRRRILALLGRPAAR